The following DNA comes from Triplophysa dalaica isolate WHDGS20190420 chromosome 5, ASM1584641v1, whole genome shotgun sequence.
TCTAATGCAGTGCTGTTAGTAATCCCATGCATTGGCTTGACAATCATCATACTGACCATCTTCTGCAGGAGCAATAATGAAGACCGAATGAGTGAACTGAAACTATGGACTCCAAGAAATCTGCTATCTAATAGGCTGTGCCGGAGATAGTTCTCTTAAAAAGGGCGTTCAAACTAATTTTGTCAAttgatttttgtatttctgtgtgaTTCAGCTATGatgctttgacaaaaaaaagtcTGCTGGGAAAATACACTTGATTGCTGTTGTTCAAGATTAGAATCAAATTCATGGTTGTACGCAATtctgtttatcatttattatacagagcatcatttaatttattgctcattttgaaCACTATTTAAAGAGCCCTTAAAAAACTTAAGTACAAGGTGAACTGAGTATGTctgggtttgtttgtgtgttacagGAGGTCGAGCTCTGTCGAATGAACAGCCAGGAAAAACTTGGTCTCACTCTCTGTTACCGCACCGATGAGGACGAAGATGCAGCCATTTTTGTTGGCCAGGTGGGTACTTTGAACTGTAAGGAAATTATGATCtttattggctgtttatttcAGGCTTACATTATGAAAAGGAAGCCTTGTCTCTTGTTTGTGAAAAAGGAAATGAGCAATGTTTTTGGTAATCAAAGTGTTTCGTTCATTGTCATACATAGGTAAGATGTGATGTTGAGCGTAAAATCCAATCATTGGAAGGAATAAATCTGACCCCTTCTTAGCATCaattaaaatgttcagaaaagtaattaaaagataAAAGCTTGGTTTAATCTGATCTCATTCTTCCACATCACTATGAGTTGAAACGAAAATGCTTTCTATGGAAAATTTGTGGACAATTTCCTCCGAAGTTCAAATGCCAGACGAAAGTCTAGCAGAACTGAATCAAGCATGAAGAGAACAAGTCAGGTCTGGAAAATGATTCCGCATACAGACGGTCCTTTTTCAGCGTTTTAATTGCCGATTTTAATTAGCAGGGAATGGCACCTCTCTGGTCTCCTGCCGAGTGTAAAATGCCACTTTTTCTCCATTCACCTCCTTCGCACACCAAGGCACACAAAGGCACAAAACAGGGAGTGTTTTTCAACGCAGGCAGGGAGTGAATTATTGTAGAGATGTTGCCGGTTCTTACACCATTTCCAGCACAGAGATATGTAAATGAAGACCACCTGACTGCAGACAGGGCAAAACAGCTCCTGAAGCACATTATTTTCTCATTCATATCATCACAGGTTTAGCATAAACAACTTACAAAAATGAGTTGTTTATGCCTAGGGGAGACCTTGAGGTTAGAATCTAAAAAAATTATCTATACTACAATATCATAAATATGTACACAGTACTATGAAACATTGATATGGATCATGGTAGATTTATTCTACCCAAATAAATAGATATCATCTTTTTCTGTGATTTAATCGCATCTTGATgtcaaaaagttattttatttgtattatttcttattttagttattgattacaattaaacatttttataatttattttatagacTATGTTTCCGTAAATAGTCTGACATTTAATGGAGTTATTGTAGCGGTGTATTCACATTTTGAGGtcatctttgttgtttttaataggTTGAGCCCAACAGCCTAGCCGCAAGGGATGGACGCATCAAAGAGGGCGACAGAATTTTACAGGTGTGGTACAAAAATTACAGAAGCTCATTTACATTCACCATCTACATTGAATGACCTACAAAACAAGATGAACACTTGATTTATTAGACCCTTTTGTTTGAGACGTTACGTTTTTTCTCAGCGGCAACGTTTCGGTCTCTCTTGTGAAACCTACATGGAACTGCGATTCATTGACTGTCCGCAATAGACTGACTCCAAAACaaagcagaatctcattgagccccaTGTTAAAATGCCCAACTTTGCAGCGGAGAAATCATAGTTGGTACTAGCCTGGtactaaaaattattttggtctaTATAGCTAATTTTgcccttcatgacaactgtgagaGGGGTTATTTTTCATAACTCATCTGTTTAAATTctattaagccttaaaattatGCATAATTGTGACCTTGGATcgcaaaaccagtcttaagtagcacaggaacaatTTTAGtcaaatacattgtatgggtcaaaattatcgatttttcttttatgccaaaaatcattaggatattaagttaaaatcatgttccatgaagatattttgtaaatttccccAAATTGCTCTTCACAAACCTATGGGTGACGTCACGGACTATGTCCATGTTTTATGCAGTCTATGTTTTCTCATGAAAAGCTGGAAATAAGTAGAAGCCATAGGATTTGATGAAGGATATTATTGaggattttttttcacattcagCACCATTAATACTGTAGGTCACTTATGAAATGTAAGGACAATTGTGACATTGACACTGTAATCTCCATTGGACAAAAGGTCAGATTTCTTTTTCCATTGAAGCGCAAAGAATGCTCTTTGGATTTCTGCATAAAGCATATTGGCATAACATGGATCATCAGTTTTTGAACAAACTTGAAGAGTCCAAGTGCATTTAAGCAAAACGGGGacataaaaaattcaaagatAATTTTTTCCAACCTTTAATTTAACATgctgaaaaatatattaaaaatgaaataaaaatgtgtatttaatttaaaaaaggacAGAACAGCAGCATTTTCACGTGTGGTCTCTGACTGTTTTTATCCCTGTGTAAATATCTGTGCAAATATTGTACTAATAAAACCAGCCGCTCGCAAATAAACCATATCTTCATGATTAACTGCAGTTAAATATCAATTTTAAACGCCTCTGCGTTCACAGCGTGTTAACAGAGTCAGTGTGACATTCAACAGAGGCCATTGGGATAAAGGTTCAAAGAATTTATGATCGAAATaagactgagagagaaagaatacaGTGCAAGCGACATGAAGCATCTGTGGATGTAGCAGTGAGGGAGATAAATGCAGCGATTCAGCTCGTGTCTGTCTCGTTCACTCCACCCCTATTATCTTCCTGTGACAGTACCATTACTCTACAGGAGAAAAGATGAACGACACTTGTCAGATCCTGGTTAATTGTGTGTCTGGGGCATGTATGAAGTCAAAATGCTTTTATAAAAGCTGCGATCCCTGCTGCCCAGTCGGCAGTCTTTGTAATCGATGCAAAGTCTCTCTCGTAGTAAATGCATAATTGACTGGAGGTTGTTATGTCACGGCGGGGGCCTGGTGTTGGGGTGCCTGAGAGGAAATGCAATTTTGCTCCTCTTCTGACATTGATGAAGTGTGTTTCCGGTATGAAGTTCTTGACAGTCTATCATTAGCTTTGTTTGTGAGTCATTGTCTCTGTGACTCCATGTTTCTTCCAGATAAACGGGCATGACGTGCAGGACAAGGAAGAGGCTGTTGCTCTACTCTCAAATGATAATTCCAGATCCATAGTATTGCTTGTCACCAGACCTGAAGGACAGGTGTGTTAATAGGCATTGTTGATGGCTTTGTCCCGCATTAGTGCCGAATGCATTTTCAAAGCTGTTTTGACTagatacattttaagaaaaaattgcCTTTTGTAAAGAAAgctatcccagaatgcactgcaatAAGTATTTTGACCAACTCTGAGTGCTCCGTTGGTTTAGAACTTATAAATTACttctgtcttttctttttaagatgGATGGAAGCTGGCTTGATGAGGACCATCATGATTTCCTAGAGGAACTGAAAATGGAGATTCTAGAGGGGAAGAAAAAAGAAGGAATTTATCAAACAGTTAGTCGCATGAAGCAGGTATGAAGTCTGATGTTCCTTAGCAGTACCTTCTAGCTCATTTGACAGTCAATAAGAGCTcttgtctgtttgtttcttACAGTCTAAAAGACTAGAGGAACAATCTACAGATACAGCAACCTGCTCCTCGGGCATTCCTGAAAAGGACAGTGGTGTGAAATGCAGCTTTGAGGAGGACTCTGAACATGAACTTTCTCATTCCCAAACAAGAACTCAACATCAACTTCTGGAAAGGTGGGAGGCAGGCTCGCGTTTGGTTCCTATGGACACCATGAGCTTTGGCAGGCAGGAGCCAGGTCAGGATGGAATGATGAGTGAGAACGGAGTTGAATGCGACCAGTTTCAACAACTCCTGGAGCTCAAGTGCCAGATCCGTAATGGCGGGGAATGTGGTTTGGTCTACAGACGAAGCAGCACTATCGAATGCAGCCTGACAGACCAAGGTGGGAGCGGTGTGGCACGGGAGCTGCACATGCTCAACGAGGAGCTTCGCAACATTGAACGAGAGTGTCAGAGCATCATGCAAGCTCACCAGCTCCGTAGGAGCAAACACGACTCACCCAGGACAGACAAGGAGAACCGCCTGCGGCGTTGCAAGCTTGCAGATATAAATGAGCATCCTGAAAGACTTCAATGGGAGAAGCTGCGAGATAAAGATAGTTCTAGTGCCTATAACACGGCGGAAAGCTCTCGCTCAACACCGCTGGGAACAGAGGGGTCGCCTGACCTCTCGGTTCACCGTCGTGTCcacttgaccaatcagaagaaCCTGCGAAGCACCCAAAACGTACAGAGCCCATACAATAGCCAGTACAATAGCcccattttgtcatttcccaGCCAAAGTAGCTCTGCTTATACTCGTGCCCATACGTACACCAGCTCAACACCTCCCTTACAGACCCCGATGACCAGTCCTGGTTCACAGGGTCCATGCCAGGCTTTCTCCAGCAGCCTGGAGCAAAGCCCCAGCAACCCCTCAGAATCTGACCCAGCACTCCCAGCAGATGACGAACATTGTGAAAGGAACCGCAGCCGAGCCTCAGCCACCCGGCACTACCCATCGCCCTACCACAGCAACACGGCACCAACCCAGACCCCTGGAACACGGCACTACCAGAGCTACCTACAGCTCCTACAGCAACATTCCACTTCTTCTCTAGAGTACTCCCAGAGCCAGCTCAGCCTTCTCAGCCTCCGTGGACGGCCCGGTCCCGCACAATCTGGCCGGGTGGAATGGAAGGTTAAAGTTCGGGCAGATGGAACTAGGTACGTTGCACGCCGGCCCGCAAGAGACCGTATTCTACGTGAGCGAGCCCTGCGGATCCGCGAGGAACGTAGCGGGGGGATGACTACAGATGACGACGCAGTCAGCGAATTGAAGATGGGTCGGTATTGGAGCAAGGAAGAACGCAAGCAGCAGCTAGCACGTGCGAGAGAGCAGCGACGCAGGAGGGAGTTCATGCAGAGGAGCAGGCTGGAGTGTCTTAAGGAGACTGTGGGGACCGCGAGCGGGGAGGTGAGCATCCTGGAACTCAGCCATAAGAAGATGCTGAAGAAACGAAACAAGAAGATCCTAGACAATTGGATGACAATTCAAGAGCTAATGAGCCATGGGGCACGAGCACCTGAGGGTACCAAAGTGCACAATGCCTTCCTCTCGGTTACCACCGTTTAGAAAATATGGTCTCGCTTTTATGTACTTGCCTCTTCCAAGTGGCCATTTACTAAAGGTTAAGATACAGATATTTTTGATGCTGTCATAAGACTCGTTTCAACTCAACTGGGTCTCATCTGCAGAAATGTGAATGTTCAAACTCTCTTTTGATATCTTGACTCTACCGTTCCAGACCTCGCTGTGATTTCATACTAGAATGTATAAAAGACAGTTTTAATAGGATTTTACACACTACATTGTGTCTAAATGTAGTGTTTCTGTCcatgcatttgtattttataaagttTTCATTGGATATAAACTGTTCTTGAATGTATGATATCGGCATTCGCTGCCATTTCATCTTTTAACTATGTAAATATTCTCTAAAAGTCTTCACTTTAGCGACAGGTTTACACGTTTGGCATAATGCAAAATGTGACCATTTTAATGGTTTTGTATACAATGCATACGATTTTTGTACGTTTCCGATACGaatgaattttatttatatttttgagtcGTAAGTTATGTAGCCTTTGTTCCATCTTTATAATGCCAAATGACCCAGTCTGTATCTCAGTCAACCGAAAAATATGGAGTTTAAATCTAATTCCTCTCATTGTGCCTTGTATTGAGGCTCATTTTCTACCACAGGTTATGACGAGACACCCTGAGTTATCTTGTCACTTTTTGGTCGCTTTTCGATGTAAACGACAACTTTGTAGCCAAGTCTACATGTTGTGTGCTACATGAGCAAAAAGGTTAATAAATTATTGTTACATAACACAAATGTTAAgcagtttgttcattttttaaatgatgcttTCCAGATTTCTATATGCTCTGTTAGGTCAGCATGCAGAGATGTTTGTTACAGGGGGATTTGATTGATTTGCTTTTCTTGATTGACTCCTTGAACCAATTAAGCTGAAGATCCGAAACCGCTTTGGTCAGATAAACAGCGATTACATCATTAGAGTCGGACAGCTTTGGCATTTGTCAGATTCGCATCGTGCACAAATACCAAACCGGTCACAATTACACCGACGTCCTGTCAGATAGTAACATAAATATCGGATCTGTGAGAATAAGAGTGTATAGTTGTGGAAGGAGTATTTCAATGATAACGTCTCTCTTGGTAATAATGCTGGAAATCTGAAAGCAAAGAAGATGGCTATTGTCCTACCACTGTCAAATCTTCAAACACACTCTCTTAatcagtatttttgttttgttttacagtaaaatttTGGAATATGGTTACCCAGATGATATACTTGTAAAGCGTATTGCTTAAGACATAATAGAGAATTCGTctaacattgtttgtttttgtagcaaattgtgtattttattttttggcatTTATCTAACTAAATTAATTCATGTATCTAATTGAAACCAGGAAAATCTGGACGGAAACAAGGAACATTTGCCCCTGGATTAATATTCTACGGGAAAGgtctttttaaagatgtttttttgtttaaaaaaattgatagTTTTATAAGAAAATGTAGGTTAATAACAGAAAATGCTAATCTTATGAATTATTTTAGGCATATTCTTTTGAGTAtttcaatgaataaaaataaaaacagatcttAGTTGGGTAAAATGTGCCGATTATAAATAGAGGTATTGTCCGCAATGGATTAAAGCTTTGCATGtgtgcatgagagagagaggttggaGGCTGTTTGAAGTCTAATGTTTTTCATCTTTGGTATGAATGTGTGCTGAATGTAAAGACCTGTCTGCTTCTGTTTCAAAGTGATAACACTGCTGCGCATCTCATACACTGTTGCTGTTAGCCATTGCTTGCTTTGGGTcgcttaaaaaaaacagtgtcTGCCACAATTCCTTCTTAGATACCCTTTACATCTGGAAAAGTTTTGGTTTGTTGtcattgttgtttcattattctcttgttttttctgtaatggctttttgtgccttttcattttgttgttttctggAAAACCTGGTATGTTAAATGATAAAAGGCGATCATTTCGGTATCCATAATTAATGGATGCAAACGTTTGTGTTAATTCCATGTAAACCCAGAATATTTAAAGCGTGGGAGTGTTTAGATCAATTTGCAAATAGTCTTCAATCTTCTCAATACTTAGTGTCTTACCgtcctttcatttttttaacttcgGCCTGAGCTAACCatgatattttaaagggatagttcaccccaaaatgaaaattctgtcatcatttaccctcttttcattttaaacctgtatgactttctttcttctgcagaacacaaaaggatggatttttaagaaagtttgtattgtattgtattgtatggacacaaaaccaactgcgagtgaatgggtgctgttgctgttcggtaaccaacattcttcaaaatatcttcttttctgttctgcggaagaaagcaAGTGATTCAGCTTTGAAATGAGAGTTTTCATATTTGGTGAACTATCAAGTTCTCCTAATAACTCTCCTCAGAAATTGCTTCTGTCTTGCTTTATGGAGTCAAGAGGGAAATTCTCTCAGACTGCATGTGGTGAAAGGATTCTGTATTATGTATGTGTACCAGTCGTTTACCTCCTTAGCGCCgttatacattcatttattcataaatgctcattgtGACTGACAGAGCTGAGATGTGTGAAACAGGAGTAGGAATATCAAAGAGAgtatctatctctctttctcttctcagTTTCCTTACTTCAAATTATAATGAAGACCACTGCTGTCAGTCTCTGATGTTCACACATCACCTGGCAGAAGAACCTTATCTTTTTGAAGAGCTGCTTTTCCTTATTAATGTGCTAACTTTTTTATTGCAGGTCTCCATTTTACCGTCTGTTAAGTACTTgctttgtatattaattgttatatattaaatgataaaatattaaatgaaaagcaTAATTTTACTAGAATCCTTTTCTTAATGAGTATTTTgtcaataatatattaaataaattacataaatatcaaaacattgttcaagagacaaaaaactttttgatATTAAGAGTTATTGTTCTCAATAAATGCTGTTTACACATTTTCTTATAAGTATTGATTCTATTTTTGgcaattttgtttataaatgcaatCTCTTGTTTATAAACATCTCTTACTTTTTGATAGCCAACATATTCCCTTTTTACTATGGACAGCACGTGTCCCTGTGGTACAGCCATTCACAAAATCTGTTTCAACTGAAGAAATAAAAGGAAGACTTCTCAATTGGTTCTCAAAGGTCCATTTTGGAGCTTTTTTTATCAATCCAGGTGTGCTGCAATGAAATTTATATATCTTTGACTTCATTAAACAGATTGCACAGATGGGACACCTTTGGGCTAATCTCAATGGAATAAAGATTTGTCTTTTTCTGAATGCTCTTTGGGGGTGTACAGTGTCACTTTTCTCTTAAGTTCTTCTGTACTTCCGCTGAACTCCACAGTGTTTGCTCAGAGAAAAGGAGCACGACATTTCTCTGTCATGCTTTTTGAAGCATTGGTTCTCTCACTCCTATTGGGTAACGGAGAGATATGAGAGAGAAGATAGAAACAGAAATGATGTGGGTGAATTCAGAAACAAGGGCGGCTGAACTTCGAAGGGAAAAGAACAGAGAATTGTCCGGGTGGGAGGAGAACAGTCTGTCTGCTCTGTCTTTCGGCTTTGATGATGGACACGCTGCGCTCTGTGAACGTTCTGCTGCTTTCTGGAATTTTCTTAACAAGCTGTcagaaacacaacacagcaaTTGGGTgaattcttttattttctcattgtGCAAGTTGGACCACGATACAAGTAAGTCTATAATAATTGTATAGGAAATCCTATTTGCATTCCTGTCAATGGTTGTTGCTTGCTTTGCCCCAAGGCCTATGCGATTTAAAGTCAAATATGTGAAGGTTCAAATCATGCAACATTTTAACTctttattttgtcataattaaaatggaaaaaatcgTTCCACTACATGTGCACTATAAAATATCCCTTTGCCAGTCTTGCAGAAACTCATATCTGAAGGCAAAATCCTGGCACTGACAGGAAACAACGTGCGGCATAATTAGAAGCTTACACTTCGCTATCAGCGCCCATGTTGAGATTCTTTTGAGTTAATCCCACACCGAGCATCTGTTTTTTGCATGGAGATTGAGTCAGAGCAAGTTCAGTCAGAAACCAAAACAACACCCCTCCAAACATCAAATCTAACCCTGCAGATAGCATTATGGATTTATGTTTAAGACTTGCGAAAAATAACACTTCTGAGACATACTCTCGGAGAACAAAAGGAATCATTTTCTGCAGAGATGGAAGAATAATTGTGGAAAGAAGCTAGAGAGATAGGATGTCTGAACCCGCTGTAAATCTTTGCATGTTTCGTGACTAGGGGATGTGCAGCACTGATAAATAACATGATTTATGAAGATTTTAAGGAGaaagatgtgttttgtgtttctcttatcACTCTACAGTCTGTCTTACTTTcaatataaatcaatatttgaTGTGCTTTTATTTACTTGGGAAGTAACCATGTATCAAACGGGAAaatgtattacagaaaaatcCCTTCAGGATGATACAAGACCTGACAGTTCCGCagggtttattttgtgataatgaCTGGCTCGCATTTCATTGTGTACAAAGGGAAAGTGTGAATTTCAGATGCCGTTACTGGTCAGCATTTCGATTTTATTATCATTCAAACGTGCATaatcacatttttgtgttttgtgtcatcTAAATAGCTGACAGGATTTTCCCGAAAAGTATTTCATATCTGCACTGTAGTCTCTCAATTAATATGAGGTCATAAAAGCAGCATGTCTGACaatcattaaacaaatattgtttaaaaacaccCTGTTGGTACTGTTTGAAGTGTTATCGAATACATTAGTTTGATTTATGACAATTGTGACATAAATATGTTCCCTCTAGACAACTACGCTTTCTATTGTTCAAAATAGTTCTTGGTTTGATTTTTTGAATACTTAAAGGTAAACATGgttcttttaaagggatagtttagaccaaaatgaaaattctgcaatGTCCTTACActtaagttgtttcaaaccttgataaagtttgttgttctgttgaatagataaaatatatttggaagaatcatTGTAATCAAACAATTTTGGGCACCTTCGGATACTAGCCTACTATGGGCCTATGGTTGGGGAAAATgtctatggcagtcaatggtgccccagaacggtttcgtttcccacatttaaaaaatatcttcttttgtgttcaacagaacaaagaaatgtattcaggtttgaaacaacttgagtgCGTTTACATACAGAGCATAAActgatatctatcaaaaatcagcttaaaaagaaacctgttttcacgtgtttacatgcatagtaaTAAACCGGCTACGCAGACAACAGCGTTTGCATGGAATTTTAAGACTTGGTCTATTGTCAATAGTCTGTTTGGTAATAAAAAATGCAGCGGGAAGCTGTaattttatatctcttctcatgtccgcaGTACCTGCATATGTAAAAATAGTTCTTtattttgacgtttctacatcaactgtaTGATTCGAGAGCGGACTTTTATGTGTTATTTACTATTACTTtcgtttgggacttttactattgcgctgtcagacatgcgcacatCAATAACACTGAGAGAGAACCGGTAAAGGTGTTTACATGCAGCGTAAAAGCGGAGTAATGGACAAAAAACTACCTCCGCCGAGCAGGTTTTGCTTACGCTGTTTATGAGCTCTCCCCGATAAAAGAAAACCGTTTTACGCATTTAGCGTTATcagtttattaagcttaatcggagtaagactgtgcatgtaaacgcactcctTGGTGACAtattttttggctgaactattccttaaagaACCTAAAAGTTTGCATGTAATTAAACTCTTTACATCTAGGAATGCATTTTGAGGTCCATATTGCCTGAGCGGTTGGATCTCAGCAGGTACACTACACACTTCCCATCAACCCCCGCAACACTCATTGGTTTGTTAAGGTGCTGTTTTAGGAAGGTTTTGGCAGTGAAAACGTGAGAGCTTGATAATAAGTT
Coding sequences within:
- the pdzrn4 gene encoding PDZ domain-containing RING finger protein 4, with product MGCNLCTLQKREEHYKLLYEIAQVNGREYSKSGHDGTVEAMRKDPIVVQVLRRGQASRNQSSLQEVCVVDVCTQTDITFEHIMALAKMRPSTPPVPDICPFLLSDSCHSIQTVDHEYFDCPEYVSSTQAEVERADEFECEEVELCRMNSQEKLGLTLCYRTDEDEDAAIFVGQVEPNSLAARDGRIKEGDRILQINGHDVQDKEEAVALLSNDNSRSIVLLVTRPEGQMDGSWLDEDHHDFLEELKMEILEGKKKEGIYQTVSRMKQSKRLEEQSTDTATCSSGIPEKDSGVKCSFEEDSEHELSHSQTRTQHQLLERWEAGSRLVPMDTMSFGRQEPGQDGMMSENGVECDQFQQLLELKCQIRNGGECGLVYRRSSTIECSLTDQGGSGVARELHMLNEELRNIERECQSIMQAHQLRRSKHDSPRTDKENRLRRCKLADINEHPERLQWEKLRDKDSSSAYNTAESSRSTPLGTEGSPDLSVHRRVHLTNQKNLRSTQNVQSPYNSQYNSPILSFPSQSSSAYTRAHTYTSSTPPLQTPMTSPGSQGPCQAFSSSLEQSPSNPSESDPALPADDEHCERNRSRASATRHYPSPYHSNTAPTQTPGTRHYQSYLQLLQQHSTSSLEYSQSQLSLLSLRGRPGPAQSGRVEWKVKVRADGTRYVARRPARDRILRERALRIREERSGGMTTDDDAVSELKMGRYWSKEERKQQLARAREQRRRREFMQRSRLECLKETVGTASGEVSILELSHKKMLKKRNKKILDNWMTIQELMSHGARAPEGTKVHNAFLSVTTV